The following proteins are encoded in a genomic region of Planococcus lenghuensis:
- the cysK gene encoding cysteine synthase A: MKPVDNITDLIGNTPVVKLNRIVPEGAADVYVKLEMFNPSKSVKDRAAFNMIKAAEEQGLIEEQSTIIEPTSGNTGIGLAMVAAAKGYRSILVLPDNATQERINLLKAFGAEVVLTPAHEKMPGAIKKALELKEEIPNSFIPQQFENEANPNIHRTTTALEILDQMDGELDAFIASAGTGGTITGTGETLKEHLPDLYIAVVEPKGSPVLSGGKPGAHKLVGTSPGFIPDILNTRVYDEIMAIEDEDAIDIFRRVAREEGIFVGPSAGATIYAAIEIAKRIGAGKKVLCIAPDTGERYLSMDLFDE; the protein is encoded by the coding sequence ATGAAACCAGTCGATAACATAACGGATCTGATCGGCAACACGCCGGTCGTCAAACTGAATCGAATCGTGCCGGAGGGCGCAGCGGATGTTTATGTCAAACTTGAGATGTTCAATCCGTCGAAAAGCGTAAAAGACCGGGCCGCTTTCAACATGATTAAAGCGGCTGAAGAGCAAGGCCTTATTGAAGAACAATCTACGATTATCGAACCGACCAGCGGGAATACCGGGATCGGCCTTGCTATGGTGGCGGCCGCCAAAGGCTATCGCTCGATTCTCGTGCTTCCGGATAATGCGACACAGGAACGCATTAACCTGTTGAAAGCATTTGGCGCTGAAGTGGTATTGACGCCGGCTCATGAAAAAATGCCGGGAGCCATAAAAAAAGCGCTCGAATTAAAAGAAGAGATCCCGAACAGTTTTATCCCCCAGCAATTTGAAAATGAGGCGAATCCTAATATCCACCGCACAACCACCGCGCTGGAAATCCTCGATCAAATGGATGGTGAATTGGACGCCTTCATCGCTTCCGCAGGAACCGGCGGAACGATTACAGGAACCGGGGAAACCTTGAAAGAACACTTGCCGGACTTATATATCGCTGTCGTGGAGCCAAAAGGTTCGCCCGTTCTGTCGGGCGGGAAACCCGGAGCGCATAAACTGGTGGGCACAAGCCCCGGCTTTATCCCGGATATCCTGAATACCCGGGTCTACGATGAAATCATGGCGATCGAAGACGAAGATGCCATTGATATTTTCAGAAGAGTCGCCCGCGAAGAAGGGATTTTTGTCGGCCCGTCAGCGGGAGCGACCATTTACGCAGCCATCGAGATTGCCAAGCGCATTGGGGCAGGCAAGAAAGTTCTGTGCATCGCCCCTGATACCGGCGAACGCTATCTCAGCATGGATTTGTTTGATGAATAG
- a CDS encoding ABC transporter permease → MKPIVKRLIFFAALIAFWELGSRLELWQEIILPSPVSVFESLVAGFSDMTLVYDLAASFRRLIIGLAVALLIGTGVGILLARSQTADDTLGAMVLALQSVPSIVWLPLAIMWFGLGEGAIIFVVILGGTFVMTLNVRTGIKNVNPLYIRAARTMGSNGIDLFIKVIIPASVPYLVTGARLAWAFAWRALMAGELLSAGPGLGYTLRYASDFGNMSLVIGVIIIIGVVGAVVDQLIFQRIEKSVLRRWGLEA, encoded by the coding sequence ATGAAGCCAATAGTTAAACGCCTCATCTTCTTTGCAGCTCTTATCGCGTTCTGGGAACTCGGTTCACGGCTTGAATTATGGCAAGAAATCATTCTGCCCTCACCGGTCAGTGTCTTTGAATCATTGGTCGCCGGCTTTTCCGATATGACGCTTGTGTACGATTTGGCGGCAAGCTTCCGCCGGCTGATCATCGGCCTTGCGGTGGCATTATTGATCGGCACGGGTGTCGGCATCTTGCTGGCGCGTTCGCAGACAGCCGATGACACACTCGGGGCCATGGTGCTGGCGCTGCAAAGCGTGCCGAGCATCGTCTGGCTGCCCCTTGCAATCATGTGGTTCGGGCTGGGCGAGGGGGCCATCATATTTGTGGTGATTCTCGGCGGAACATTCGTCATGACGCTGAATGTCCGCACCGGCATCAAAAACGTCAATCCGCTCTACATCCGGGCAGCCCGGACGATGGGGTCAAACGGCATCGATTTATTCATAAAAGTGATCATCCCCGCCTCCGTCCCTTACCTGGTGACGGGTGCACGCCTTGCCTGGGCGTTCGCCTGGCGGGCGTTAATGGCCGGGGAATTGCTCAGCGCAGGTCCGGGGCTCGGATACACGCTCCGGTATGCATCCGATTTCGGCAATATGTCGCTCGTCATCGGCGTCATCATCATCATCGGCGTCGTCGGTGCGGTGGTCGATCAATTGATTTTCCAGCGCATCGAAAAATCGGTTCTCAGACGCTGGGGACTGGAAGCGTGA
- a CDS encoding ABC transporter ATP-binding protein has translation MFIDVKHINKVYLDQDQKPNTILKDINLSIQKGEFVSILGPSGCGKSTLLSMIAGLTGATSGDIIVDAKKVGKPGKDRGMVFQEAALFPWMTVTENVMFPLRKELSKKEGLERARGFLAMVQLSNYANHYPHELSGGMQQRVSIARALAMDPAVLLMDEPFGALDEQTRSRLHGQLEKIWIDTKKTIVFVTHSISESIKLSDRIVVMGTRPGTVLTDIKVDIPRPREAHKQEMTALEEKIMALLKTEIDKVVNEELAYEANS, from the coding sequence ATGTTTATTGATGTAAAGCATATTAATAAAGTTTATTTGGACCAGGACCAAAAGCCGAATACCATTCTGAAGGATATCAACTTATCCATTCAAAAAGGTGAATTCGTCTCGATTCTGGGACCCTCGGGATGCGGTAAATCCACATTGCTTTCAATGATTGCCGGTTTGACCGGGGCAACTTCCGGCGACATTATTGTAGATGCTAAAAAAGTCGGGAAACCCGGCAAGGACAGAGGGATGGTTTTCCAGGAAGCCGCTCTTTTCCCTTGGATGACCGTTACAGAGAATGTCATGTTCCCGTTGCGGAAAGAACTGTCCAAAAAAGAGGGGCTGGAGAGGGCCCGGGGATTTCTGGCAATGGTGCAGCTCAGCAATTACGCCAACCATTATCCGCATGAATTATCGGGCGGCATGCAGCAGCGGGTATCAATCGCCCGCGCGCTCGCAATGGACCCGGCGGTGCTGTTGATGGACGAGCCGTTTGGGGCATTGGACGAACAGACAAGAAGCCGACTCCACGGTCAATTGGAGAAAATCTGGATTGATACAAAAAAGACGATTGTCTTTGTCACCCACAGCATTTCCGAATCGATTAAGCTGTCGGATCGCATCGTTGTCATGGGCACGCGGCCGGGAACGGTTCTGACGGACATCAAGGTGGACATCCCCCGCCCGCGCGAAGCGCATAAGCAGGAGATGACCGCGCTCGAAGAAAAGATCATGGCCTTGCTGAAGACTGAAATCGACAAGGTTGTCAATGAGGAACTTGCCTATGAAGCCAATAGTTAA
- a CDS encoding HD domain-containing protein, producing the protein MSELIEKALQFAAVKHEGHHRKGTLIPYITHPVCVAFLLKEAKASEEVIAAGLLHDTIEDTSATEAEVGEQFGDEVLRLVQAASEPDKTLPWEERKRHTVEDLKNRSADELALITADKLHNVRSIELDAQVIGGDAWLRFNRGKRDQSWYYMSIVNRLKNHKKDVPLVKDLSKTVYGLFTGKKKLKKKDIALLIGYAGDPSEEKRQELEEAGLLRFADEVAESAAIYSGPNEIILLRELFGGRQCRTRS; encoded by the coding sequence ATGAGTGAATTAATCGAGAAAGCCTTACAGTTTGCCGCCGTCAAGCATGAAGGGCATCACCGGAAAGGGACGCTCATTCCTTACATTACGCATCCGGTCTGCGTTGCATTTTTATTGAAGGAAGCGAAAGCCTCGGAAGAAGTCATTGCTGCCGGTCTATTACACGACACAATTGAAGATACATCGGCAACTGAAGCGGAAGTGGGCGAACAATTTGGCGATGAAGTGCTGCGTCTCGTACAGGCGGCATCGGAACCGGATAAGACGCTGCCGTGGGAAGAGCGGAAAAGACATACGGTCGAGGACCTCAAGAACCGGTCGGCAGACGAACTCGCACTCATCACGGCGGACAAGCTGCATAATGTCCGGTCAATCGAATTGGACGCGCAAGTGATTGGGGGAGATGCGTGGCTGCGCTTCAACCGCGGTAAGCGCGATCAGTCGTGGTATTACATGAGCATTGTGAACAGGCTGAAGAACCACAAGAAGGATGTGCCACTCGTTAAAGACCTGTCGAAAACGGTGTACGGGCTGTTCACCGGCAAGAAAAAACTGAAGAAAAAAGATATCGCCTTGCTGATCGGCTATGCGGGTGACCCATCCGAAGAGAAGCGGCAGGAACTGGAGGAAGCGGGCCTCCTGCGCTTCGCCGATGAAGTCGCAGAGAGCGCCGCCATCTATTCCGGTCCCAACGAAATCATCCTGCTCCGGGAATTGTTCGGGGGCAGGCAGTGCCGGACGAGGAGCTAA
- a CDS encoding ABC transporter substrate-binding protein: MKKFTSLIALTASAGILAACGSPEAATEDASTVTIGYFPNLDHVPAMVAKEKELYEKNLPEGTEVEYVTFADGASFMTALKTGDIDGGLVGPGPAMNNYTNGADVVMIAGGASGGTVVMARNGSGIESVEDIAGKTFITPRVGCTHDVQFETFMKEAGITSNRIGGDMIHQTGKPAQYEAMFASGKVDVAVAPEPWATVLEQNTGANVVIASDEISFGTTLPSSVLVTSGELIEENPELVQSIVDAHEEADAFIAENPEQAKEIALTAIDEITGQALDPSVIDGAWENMVFDTALAPEEIQAFGDSSFDLKFLKEQPDFATLADTQFLN, encoded by the coding sequence ATGAAAAAATTCACTTCATTGATCGCCCTTACCGCTTCAGCCGGAATTCTTGCGGCCTGCGGATCACCGGAAGCTGCAACAGAGGATGCTTCAACCGTCACAATCGGCTATTTCCCGAACCTTGACCACGTACCGGCAATGGTTGCGAAAGAAAAAGAATTATATGAGAAAAACCTGCCGGAAGGCACGGAAGTCGAATACGTTACGTTCGCTGACGGGGCATCTTTCATGACCGCTTTGAAAACAGGTGATATTGACGGAGGGTTAGTAGGACCCGGCCCGGCGATGAATAATTACACGAATGGCGCTGACGTCGTCATGATCGCAGGCGGCGCCTCAGGCGGAACGGTCGTAATGGCCAGAAACGGCAGCGGCATTGAATCAGTCGAAGATATTGCCGGAAAAACATTCATCACGCCGCGCGTCGGCTGCACGCACGATGTTCAGTTTGAGACGTTCATGAAAGAAGCGGGCATCACTTCCAACCGCATCGGCGGCGACATGATTCACCAAACCGGCAAACCGGCGCAATACGAAGCGATGTTCGCCAGCGGGAAAGTCGACGTTGCAGTGGCTCCCGAACCATGGGCGACCGTTCTGGAACAGAACACAGGCGCTAATGTCGTTATCGCATCGGACGAAATTTCATTCGGTACGACTTTGCCGTCTTCCGTATTGGTCACATCAGGCGAACTGATCGAAGAAAATCCGGAACTGGTCCAAAGCATTGTGGATGCCCATGAGGAAGCGGATGCCTTCATCGCTGAAAATCCGGAACAAGCGAAAGAAATCGCACTCACTGCAATCGACGAAATCACTGGCCAAGCGCTGGATCCATCAGTGATTGACGGAGCATGGGAGAACATGGTTTTCGATACCGCACTTGCTCCTGAAGAAATCCAGGCGTTCGGCGATTCCTCTTTCGACCTTAAGTTCCTGAAAGAACAGCCGGATTTTGCAACGCTTGCAGACACTCAATTTTTGAATTAA